In Miscanthus floridulus cultivar M001 chromosome 5, ASM1932011v1, whole genome shotgun sequence, one genomic interval encodes:
- the LOC136451142 gene encoding abscisic stress-ripening protein 5-like, protein MAGYYHGGRAMYSNTDDECYDAGRHGGSMRAHSRTDEYYDNVQDDRIRRPAAYADDDCGYGGRQTAVYTDEYSRGGYGGYGGEQEHFKREEKEHKNKERLGEVGALAGGAFALYEGHRAKQDPANAQRHKIEAGVAAAAALGGGGYAYHEHREQKAAHYETKQQEHRVPHGYYSN, encoded by the exons ATGGCCGGCTACTACCACGGCGGCAGGGCCATGTACTCCAACACCGACGACGAGTGCTACGACGCCGGCAGGCACGGCGGTAGCATGAGGGCCCACTCGCGCACCGACGAGTACTACGACAACGTGCAGGACGACCGCATCAGGAGGCCCGCTGCGTACGCCGACGACGACTGCGGCTACGGCGGCAGGCAGACCGCCGTGTACACCGACGAGTACTCCCGCGGCGGCTATGGCGGCTACGGCGGCGAGCAGGAGCACTTCAAGAGGGAGGAGAAGGAGCACAAGAACAAGGAGCGCCTCGGCGAGGTGGGCGCCCTCGCCGGCGGCGCCTTTGCCCTG TACGAGGGGCACCGTGCGAAGCAGGACCCGGCGAACGCGCAGAGGCACAAGATCGAGgccggcgtggcggcggcggcggcgctgggcggcggcggctacgCGTACCACGAGCACCGCGAGCAGAAAGCGGCCCACTACGAGACCAAGCAGCAGGAGCACAGGGTGCCGCACGGCTACTACTCCAACTGA
- the LOC136454085 gene encoding VAMP-like protein YKT61 gives MKITALLVLKSPGDSSASGGEQQQAVVLANASDVSHFGYFQRAAAREFILFVARTVALRTPAGSRQNVQHEEYMVHCYNQNGLCAIAFTEAHYPVRSAFSLLNIVLEEYQKTFGESWRTTKTDVTQPWRYLDDALTKYQDPAEADKLLKIQRDLDETKIILHKTIDSVLARGERLDSLVEKSSDLSISSQMFYKQAKKTNSCCTIL, from the exons ATGAAGATCACGGCGCTCCTGGTGCTCAAATCCCCTGGCGATTCCTCCGCCTCCGGcggcgagcagcagcaggccgTGGTGCTGGCCAACGCGTCGGACGTCAGCCACTTCGGCTACTTCCAGCGCGCCGCTGCCCGCGAGTTCATCCTCTTCGTCGCCCGCACCGTCGCCCTCCGCACCCCCGCCGGCAGCCGGCAGAACGTCCAGCACGAAG AGTACATGGTGCATTGCTACAACCAGAATGGCCTCTGCGCCATCGCCTTCACCGAAGCCCACTATCCCGTCAGGAGCGCCTTCTCCCTCCTCAACATC GTGCTGGAAGAGTACCAGAAGACTTTTGGAGAGTCATGGAGGACAACCAAAACTGATGTGACCCAACCTTGGCGATACTTGGATGATGCCCTAACCAAATACCAG GATCCTGCAGAGGCTGACAAGTTGTTGAAAATTCAGAGGGACTTGGATGAAACCAAGATTATTCTG CATAAAACCATTGATAGCGTGCTTGCCAGAGGTGAAAGGTTGGATAGCCTAGTGGAGAAGAGTTCTGATCTAAGTATTTCTTCACAG ATGTTCTACAAGCAGGCGAAGAAAACCAACTCTTGCTGTACCATCCTGTGA